The following is a genomic window from Shewanella avicenniae.
GCGTTAACGCTGCCGATGAAAACACTGTGTTGCAGGCGGTTGCCAGTCTTGAACAGCAATCGTCCCATCCATTAGCGCAATCTCTGTTGCAAGCGGCACAGCAGCGGCAACTGTCTGTCACCGAGGTTAGCCAATTTGAATATCGTCAAGGGCAGGGGGTCGTTGGCCGCCTTGATAACGGGATTTGGCTCATCGGCAACGACAAACTGCTGCAGGCCCATGATGTAGTGCTTGATGAAGCTGTCATCTCGTTACGCAACCAAGCAACGGCATTAGCGCAAACGCCGGTATTGGTGGCGCATAATGGCGTATTCTCGGCATTAATCTGCATTAGCGATCCGATCCGCAAAGATGCCAAAGCGGCGCTCAGCTTGCTGAAGCAACAAGGCAAACGTTTGGTATTACTCTCAGGAGATAACGAGCAAACGGCCAATGCCGTTGCCCAGCAGATAGGTATTGACCATGTGATCGCCGGCGTGCTGCCCGATGAAAAACAAGCATGGGTGCACAAGTTACAGCAAGCCGGCGAGGTGGTGGCCATGGTCGGCGATGGCATTAACGATGCACCTGCATTGGCCGCAGCGGATGTTGGCGTAGCGTTGGGCACAGGCACAGACGTTGCTATTGAAAGCGCGGATATGACCCTTCTTACCCCTAAATTGGAAAATTTAGCCCTGGGTTTTGCACTATCAAAAGCAACGCTTCGTAACATCAAACAAAACCTGTTTGGTGCATTCATCTATAACAGCATTGGCATTCCGGTCGCCGCTGGTGTGCTGTTTCCGGTGTTTGGTATTTTGTTAAGCCCAGTTATTGCGGGCGCGGCGATGGCGCTGTCATCTTTAACGGTCGTTTCTAACGCAAATCGACTACGTTTTAAAAAGTTAGCTTAGCGATAACGCAGTAAAATGAATAAAACCCGGTGTTTGCTGGGTTTTATTATTTAGAGCGCTAAATTTTACCGCTAGGCAGGTGTTTGCGCGGTAAAAATGGCCTAAAAAGCTACACGTTTGTCGCTCGCGAATTGGCCGCTGTAGTTGATAATTCATATAGGGCTGCTATAGTGGCGCGTTTTATACGAAGTTGGCCTGTCAAACCTCGTAATACGCACACTTTGCAGTAAAAACTGGGAATACCGAACGTGATCACAACCGCTAACATCACCATGCAGTTTGGCGCTAAGCCACTGTTTGAAAATATCTCCGTCAAATTTGGTGACGGTAACCGCTACGGCCTTATCGGGGCAAACGGCAGCGGTAAATCCACCTTTATGAAGATTTTGTCCGGTGAGTTGGAACCGTCTTCTGGTAACGTATCTGTGGATGCGAATGAGCGTCTGGGTAAGTTGAATCAGGATCAATTCGCTTACGAAGAGTTCAGCGTGATTGACACTGTGATCATGGGCCACAAAGAACTGTGGAAAGTGAAACAAGAGCGCGACCGCATTTACTCATTGCCCGAGATGTCTGAAGAAGATGGTATCAAAGTGGCGGAGTTGGAAATGGAATTCGCCGAGATGGACGGTTACACCGCTGAATCTCGCGCGGGTGAACTGCTGTTGGGTGTCGGTATTGCGTTGGAACAACACTTTGGCCCAATGAGTGAAGTCGCACCCGGCTGGAAACTGCGGGTGTTGTTGGCGCAAGCACTGTTTTCTAATCCTGATATTCTGTTGCTCGACGAACCTACCAACAACTTGGACATCGACACTATTCGCTGGCTACAAGAAACCTTGAACCAACGTAACAGCACCATGATCATCATTTCGCACGACCGTTACTTCCTCAACTCTGTGTGTACGCACATGGCGGACTTGGACTACGGTGAACTGCGTGTGTACCCAGGCAACTACGATGAATACATGACTGCCGCGTCACAAGCGCGTGAGCGTTTAGTGGCTGAAAACGCCAAGAAGAAAGCGCAAATTGCTGAACTACAAACCTTCGTAGCACGCTTCTCGGCGAACGCCTCTAAAGCGAAGCAGGCAACGTCTCGTGCGCGTCAGATTGATAAAATCAAACTGGACGAAATCAAAGCGTCTAGCCGCGTGAACCCTTATATTCGTTTCGACCAAGACAAAAAGTTGTTCCGTAACGCGTTGAATGTGGAAGCGTTGTGCAACGGTTACGATGAGCCATTGTTTGCTGACTTTAACCTGATTGCCGAAGTGGGTGAACGTATTGCGATCTTGGGTGAAAACGGTGCCGGTAAAACCACGTTGGTACGTACCTTAATCCATGATCTACCACAGAAATCAGGCACCATTCAATGGTCTGAAAACAGCTCTATCGGTTACTACGCGCAGGATCATGCCGACGACTTCGAAAACGATCTCAACCTGTTTGACTGGATGAGCCAATGGCGTCGTGAAGGCGATGATGACCAAGCCGTTCGTGCGGTACTTGGGCGTATGCTGTTCGGCGCTGACGATATCAAAAAGTCTGTCAAAGTGCTGTCAGGTGGTGAGCAAGGTCGGATGATTTTCGGTAAGTTAATGCTGCAAAAGCCAAACATCTTAGTGATGGACGAACCGACCAACCACTTGGATATGGAATCGATTGAAGCATTGAACAACGCCTTAGAAATGTATGAAGGCACCTTGTTCTTCGTGTCACACGACCGTGCGTTCGTATCGTCACTAGCGAACCGTATTTTGGAAATCGCTCACGGCAAGGTTAACGACTTCAAGGGAACCTATGATGAGTTCCTCGCCAGCAAAGGTATTGAAGGCTAAGCTGTTGGGCTGATGAATTGAAAATCCTCGCTGCGGCGGGGATTTTTTTTGCTTTTTCAGCCAAAACGCGGGCTATCCCACTCGGATTTAAGGGCTCAGGGGCGCGCTGCTTCGCAGAATCCAGAACACGCACATTTAAGCTACAAAACTGAACCGTGATTGCATCTAGTCGGCATAGTGTTTATTCTTCTAGCCGCATTTTTTGAGTAGCAATGGATGCTAAAGCACACTCAAAGCCATCACCTAACACCCGATTTTCCGTCATAGGTAACGCTTTAACATGTTATTTGCGCGCAGCTATCCTTTGCGTTTGATGATTATTCTGCCGTTTTCGTTTCTGTTTTTTGTAGCTGCGGCGGTATTTTGCTTAGTGTCCTACCAAAATAGCGAAACATTAGCGCGTTCCATGGGACACAGCGTGGCGCAAGAGCTAGGAAAGCGTATTGAACAGTATGTCGAAAGCCTGACCGAAGTGATGCCGGCGATCACAGACATCAATGCTAAAGCTTTGCTCAATGGCAATCTCTCTCAGACAGATTTGCAACAAAATACCCCGTGGTTGCTCAGTCAGTTGCAGCAACATCCGCAGTTAAGCTTTGTGAGCATTGCCATGATGGATGGGCGCTTTGTGGCCGCCTCTCGTCCACCGAATCAGCCTGATCATATTCAGTTGGCCAGCAATATCGAAAGTGCTGATCACCATCTTATCGGCTATGCTCCGAGCGCAGATCAGCATTTCGGTGAGCAGCAAAGCCATATTCCGGGACCGTACGATCCAAGCAAACGGCCGTTTGTGCAGTGTGCCATCGCGGCTCCGCAACAAGCCTGTTGGGGCGATATTTACCATTATTTGGACAGCGATAATTTTGGTATCAGTCTATCGCGAGCGGTTGTCGATGATGCAGGGAAGATTATTGCAGTAGTTGCTGCAGATATCGCGTTGAATCGTTTAAATAACTTTATGGCGCAGCTTGATATTGGCTTTAATGGCTTAGCCTTGTTGGTGGAACAGCATAACGGCAAATTAATTGCGTCGTCGAACACGGCGCTGATCCCGGTCAATACCCCAAATAGAGATCGCTACCAGATAGCCAATCATCCTTCAGCATTGCTGCAGCAGTTACCTACGTTTTCGGCCAATGCTGCATTGCCACATAGTATTCAACTCAATAACACCCAATATCTGTTAGAAGCTATTCAGATAGATTTGGGCCTTGGGCTCAGTTGGCAGCTGGTGGTGTTGTTGCCTGTTGAGAAAATTGCTGAACCCATTATTCAGCAGGTGCGTGATACCGTGTTGGTGACCGCACTTATTTTGCTGCTGTTAATCTTTATTGGTGCGGCACTGGCGCGGAAAATCGCTGGCCCAATTGAAAATATTGCCGCGGCAGCCAGTCAAAACACTTTAAATCAGTTAGCTACAGCAAATACTGAAAAGGCATCCTATACCGAAGTTGATGACCTTAAAGACAGCCTCGCCATGTTGGCAAAAGCACAGTTGAACTCGATTCATATGCTGGAGCAGAAGGTGCAACATCGTACCTTGGCGCTGCAGCAAGCGAATGAACGCCTGACCCGTTTGTCGGAGCAAGATCCGCTGACCGGAATTGCCAATCGACGGGTATTTAGTGAACGGCTGAAATCCGCATGGCAACAGGCGCTAGAGCAGCAACAGCCGCTAAGCGTGATTTTGTGCGACATCGATTATTTTAAGTCTTATAACGATCATTTTGGTCATCAGGCCGGCGATGAAGCGTTACGTACCGTTGCCAAACATCTGGAATCTCATCTGCCGGGCAGTGATGGTTTAGTTGCGCGTTATGGCGGTGAAGAGTTTATCCTGCTGTTGCCAAACACCTCGGCAGCGGCCGCGGGGCAATTGGCAGAAACGCTGCGGCAAACTTTGTGTGAGCAGGCGTTGCATCGTGAAGATGTGGCGCAGGGAATGATTACGCTGAGCTTTGGTTATAGCTGTATTTGTCCAACAGCGCACGATGAAATGCGGTTACTCATCAAACACGCCGATGAGCAGCTCTATCAGGCCAAAGCAAATGGACGAAATCAGGTGCAACCAGCACTAACGGTAACGGATTAATCGGCGCTGGCTGCCATCGCTGCAATGTGCGGGCTAAATGTCACTGTTTAAATGCCACTGTTCGCCAATCTGTCTGCCATGGCGCTTAAACCGGTAATACCTTCAATATCCGTCGGTTGGAGCTGCAATTTGAATAGCGACAACTTTTTAAAGCGTTGATCGATTTCGGCGAGATGTTTCTGCTCTTGTACGCGGCGCTGCGCCAGAAATTCGCCATCGGCATCGTCAGGCAAAATACGATTTACCACTAATCCCGCTAATGGCAGATGTTCCTGCAACAAGGCGTCTACCGCTCTGCTGGTTTCGAGTATCGGTAACTTTTCCGGAGTCAGTACAAACAGCATCGCCGTTTGACTCTTATCCAACAATATTTCGCGAGTGCGTTGCAGTAGGCGTTGTCTGGTTAACAGGGTTTCTGCAATCGCTTTGTTGCGAGGGTCCATGCCGGCAGTGGCATGCTGAGTGGGATCATCAAAGGGATTGGTGACATCACGGCCGGATTTAGGGGTGAGATGCTCCATCACCGCGCCTAGTTTTTCCGACTTTTCATTGGCTCTGAGTAGCCCTTGGGTCCAAGCCGCCATGGCTTCAGGCAGGCTCAGTAACCTTAGCGTGTGGCCAGTCGGCGCTGTGTCAAAAATCACTAAATCATATTCTTGTTGTGCCAACTGAATCGTTTTGGCAATGCGTTCAAGTAACGCGGCTTCTTGCGCACCCGGTGATTGGCGGGTTAGGCGCATCTGACGTTCAATTTCGCTGAACATCTCCGGCCGAGTAAAGCGTTTTAATTGACTGGTGACTTGGGCTAAATGCTGTTCAACTTCGTCGTCAGGGTCGATCTCTAACGCATCAAGGTTAGGTGCCATACGGGTGATGTGATTCCCAATATGACGCGCAAAGGCATCGCTCAGGCTATGGGCGGGATCGGTTGAAACCAATAACACTTTTTTGCCACGGTTTGCGGCTAATAAGGCAAGAGAACTTGATACCGTTGTTTTACCAACACCACCTTTACCCCCAACCCAAATCACTTTTTTATTGGTCAACACATCCATGACTAAGCTTTACCTTCAATTAACAGCATTTGAATTGATCGAGCGGAGAGTGCGGCATTCCCATACGTTTATGCCAATCATGGAACTTCTCTAACATGATGGGCTGCAACTCCAACGTGTAGTAACTTGCTGGGTTGGGCACGCCCATCATTTCCGAGAAAATCAGCAACATGAAAAGATCATCCTGTTCTCGACGAGCTCTCGCTACCGCTGCGCGAAAGGGCGCATTGTAGGCTTCTTCAGCCATTTGGCTGACATCGCGGATCAGACGACGGATCTTTTCAAGTTGCATGTTTTTTTACTCCGCAGCGTTGGCTGCTTTACGCTCTTTAATAGTACGGGTCAGCGTGGCAACACACTCTAAGGTGATGACAATCGCTGCAATAAGTACCACTAAGTCTAACGTAAACAGGAACCAATCTTCTTTGGCATAGAAGCCCTTCAGCTGAATAACCAAACCCGCAATGGTCATCACCAGCAGGAATGCCAATGGTGCTAAGGTATAGATCATTGGGCGGCCCAATTTCACCAACATCACAGTGATCACCAACAGGGTTAAGCCACCTAAAAGTTGGTTAGTGGTACCGAACAGTGGCCAAATCAACAGACCACCTGAACCATCACCACCGGCACCGAACGCCAGCAACAAACAGCTACCAACCGCCAGCAGGGTTGCAACAGAGCCTTTGTTCATCCAAGGCATGTTATAAATGCTACCCCATTCTTGGAAGATATAGCGTTGCAAACGCAAGCCAGTGTCCATTGTGGTACCCGCAAACAGTACTACCATTACGGTTAACAGAGTTTGCGCCATGGTTTCATCAAGTCCGAGACCTGATTCAAGAATGTTCGCACCGCCGCGGATAAAGGCACCTACGCCACCTTGACCAAAGGCGTGGTAAACACTTTGCCAGTCAGCCAGTGTTGCAAAGCCAGCAGTTGTTGCAATGATTGCGGCCAACGCCAGAGAACCTTCACCAATCGCGCCAAAGTAGCCCACAAAACGCAGATCAGGTTCTTTGTCCAATTGCTTAGAGGTAGTACCTGATGCCACCAAACCGTGGAAGCCCGAAATTGCACCACAAGCAATGGTCACAAACAGTAAAGGTACGATTGAAGGGGTTCCAGCTGGAACATCAGTGTTAAAGGCTGGCGCTACTACATCCGGGCCAGAGATAATCACCGCGCCATATAATAGGCCTAAGCCGATAAACAGCTGAATACCGTTGATGTAATCACGTGGTTGCAGCAGCATCCACACTGGCAACAGAGAGGCGATAGCGGCATAGACGAACAGCAGAATGATCCATGTTTCATTATCGGTCAGCATACCGATGGTTTCTGGTAATGAAATTGGCATCATAGGACCGATATAGATCATGCCGTACAGCGCAATAACCCCAACAATGGTCACGACGAGCAGGTTGATGAGCTTACGGTAAATCAACTGACCCACAATCAAGGCTACTGCGATGGCGCCCCACACCGGAATGGTTGCGCTTGGGAAGTTAATCAGCTGCTTCGCGATGACCACAGCAAATACCGCGTTCACCATCAGCAACACCAAGAAAATTACAATCATGAAGATTGAGCGGGCACGACCACCAATCACATCACCCGTCACGGCACCGATAGATTTGGCTTTATTGCGGTTACTGGCCCAAATGGCCCCCGCATCATGCACACCGGCAAAAAAAATCGTGCCGAGTGTTACCCACAAGAAGGCTGGTACCCAACCCCAAATAACGGCAATCGCTGGCCCGATAATCGGTGCTGCGCCCGCTACAGAAGTAAAGTGGTGCCCCCAAAGTACATATTTGTTGGTTGGTACATAATCAACGCCATCACTCATTGCATGAGCGGGAGTGACGAAATTAGGATCAACTTTAAATATCTTTTCGCAAATAAATTTGGAATACACGAAATAGCCTAAAGCCATTGCCCCCAAACCCATCAGCATGAGAAAAATCGCGTTCATCGGTAGTTCCCTCTGAGTGTTGTTTTTTGGTTATCACACACGATGTTAACGAATACTACTTATTGGCTAGAATCCGACCAAGGTCTAACAAGCGATTTTTCACTAAGATATTGATCTGAATAATAGAGTTTTAATTTATTAGGTAAAGCTAAATGTTAAATATAAGTTACAGATTGAGTTGGGAGTAGACGGGGAGATAGTAGGGGTAATTGGTACTTTATTACGGTACTAAAGCACGGATATCGCCGCCACTATGGCGAAAAGTGGCGGAAAATCAGGGCGTCTACTGGCTTACGCTGACTTCATAGCTAGTAAACTTACGAATATTAATCACCCCTGTATCAAACATCAGGTATTGGCCCTTGATGCCTAATAGTGTGCCGCTGACGTCGGCGGCCTTATCAAAGTTGTGTGATTTTATTTTTGTTGGAAATTCGGAAACTGGATATTGAATGCTAGTTATTTGAGCAGTAAGCGGTTCAATGGCAAATTTGGCATTGCTATCGAGCTCGTTAATCCGCTGCTGGATTTGTGGTAACAGCGTATTGGCGAGCGAAGCAAGATCTAAGGCTTCATTGTCGCCTTTAAGCATCGCTTGCCAATTGGTTTTATCGGCAATTAGCTCTGCCAGCGTGACTTCAATCAGGCCTGAAAGATAACGTGAGTTTACCTTAAACAATGGCATCCCTTGCGTCGCACCTTGATCTAACCAACGGGTTGGCAGTTGCGTGTGGCGCGTAATTCCAACTTTAAGGCCTGAGGTGTTGGCCAGATAAACATAATGAGGCACAAAACAGTGGCTCAGCCCCCACTCAGGTTCGCGACAGGAGCCTTGCTCGAAATGGCAGGTTTCGGGTTTCATCACGCACATGTCACAACTGGCCAATTTCTGCATGCAAACAAAGCAATGGCCTTGGGCATAACTTTTCTTGGTGCGTTTGCCGCAGTTACAACAAAAGATATTGCCTGTGTGTGTCAACGTGAGCGTCTTGCCAATTAACGGATTAAGGGCGAGCGTTTGTTGCCCTACACGAAGTTGGTACTGCGCGATGCCGTCATCACCTAGGCTAACCGCCATCTTATTGAGCGTTCCAATCATGATGTTCCCAATGTTTATGGTTGAAGCCGCGCAGTTTATCAGGCTTTAAATTGTGTGGTGATGGAAAAAAGCGATTAACTCTGCACAGCTTAGCGACTGCGTAATTTATCGATTACCACATCGTCACCAATGGCATACAGGGCTTCAGTCAGTTGTTCTTCCTGAATTGTATCGGTCAATTTCAGGCCGATAGTGGCGCGAAACAGCGCAATCCCAGTGTGGCTGGCACTTTCAAATTTACTGCTGAACTGCTCAATGTTAATGCCTAGGCTACTGGCTTTATTGGAAATTTCGCGTACCAAGCCTGGGCGATCGTACGCCACTAAGCTCAGTGTGAGGCGCTTGCCCGGTTTGCTCACAATGCCCGCAGCTGCGCTCGTCAGGGTCATGCCTTCAATTGATTCGAGGGCTTCAATCAAATCGTCCCAGTGCTGCTCTTCCACATCGAGTAAGACAATGGCTGCAAAAATGCCATCAATATGGCGCAGTTCCGAGTCAAGCCAGTTACCGCCATGATGATTGACGGCGTTCGCAATTTGCTCCACTAACCCTTGTCTATCGGGAACCTGTAATGTTATGAGATATCGACTCATTTGTTGCAAACTCCTGTATGCTCAAAGCGTTAGACGCTGTAACATTATTGTCATTTTCGCGTCATATAATTCTGCCCACTCATATTTTGCTACATGAGTGCAATTTTGTTGGCGACCATTGTTACCACAGGCTGGCGACGAACAACAGTGGCAACGTTCACGAGTTTTATAATTGAGGTTTTCAATGGAACGTCAGGTGTCTAAGCCTGCCCCTTTAAAGCATGACATTTTACAAGCCAAGCGGGCTAACCGTCGGGCGGTTAAAGATAAACTGACGCAGCTGGGTGTCTCCTTTGGTGGCATCATGGTGTTTGTTGCCTTGCTGTTGATCTTCTTTTATTTACTTTATGTCATTAAACCGATTTTTGCCTCGGCATCAATAACGCCGCAAGCAAGTATTAGTCTGCCTAACACCTCAAGCAATGTGCTGATGGTGGGCAGTGACGAGCTGCATCAACAGTTATATCGCGTGACTGATGACGGTGGCGTCGATTTTGTTGATGTGGCCAAACAACAGGTGACTCATCAGAC
Proteins encoded in this region:
- a CDS encoding ABC-F family ATPase, yielding MITTANITMQFGAKPLFENISVKFGDGNRYGLIGANGSGKSTFMKILSGELEPSSGNVSVDANERLGKLNQDQFAYEEFSVIDTVIMGHKELWKVKQERDRIYSLPEMSEEDGIKVAELEMEFAEMDGYTAESRAGELLLGVGIALEQHFGPMSEVAPGWKLRVLLAQALFSNPDILLLDEPTNNLDIDTIRWLQETLNQRNSTMIIISHDRYFLNSVCTHMADLDYGELRVYPGNYDEYMTAASQARERLVAENAKKKAQIAELQTFVARFSANASKAKQATSRARQIDKIKLDEIKASSRVNPYIRFDQDKKLFRNALNVEALCNGYDEPLFADFNLIAEVGERIAILGENGAGKTTLVRTLIHDLPQKSGTIQWSENSSIGYYAQDHADDFENDLNLFDWMSQWRREGDDDQAVRAVLGRMLFGADDIKKSVKVLSGGEQGRMIFGKLMLQKPNILVMDEPTNHLDMESIEALNNALEMYEGTLFFVSHDRAFVSSLANRILEIAHGKVNDFKGTYDEFLASKGIEG
- a CDS encoding sensor domain-containing diguanylate cyclase — encoded protein: MLFARSYPLRLMIILPFSFLFFVAAAVFCLVSYQNSETLARSMGHSVAQELGKRIEQYVESLTEVMPAITDINAKALLNGNLSQTDLQQNTPWLLSQLQQHPQLSFVSIAMMDGRFVAASRPPNQPDHIQLASNIESADHHLIGYAPSADQHFGEQQSHIPGPYDPSKRPFVQCAIAAPQQACWGDIYHYLDSDNFGISLSRAVVDDAGKIIAVVAADIALNRLNNFMAQLDIGFNGLALLVEQHNGKLIASSNTALIPVNTPNRDRYQIANHPSALLQQLPTFSANAALPHSIQLNNTQYLLEAIQIDLGLGLSWQLVVLLPVEKIAEPIIQQVRDTVLVTALILLLLIFIGAALARKIAGPIENIAAAASQNTLNQLATANTEKASYTEVDDLKDSLAMLAKAQLNSIHMLEQKVQHRTLALQQANERLTRLSEQDPLTGIANRRVFSERLKSAWQQALEQQQPLSVILCDIDYFKSYNDHFGHQAGDEALRTVAKHLESHLPGSDGLVARYGGEEFILLLPNTSAAAAGQLAETLRQTLCEQALHREDVAQGMITLSFGYSCICPTAHDEMRLLIKHADEQLYQAKANGRNQVQPALTVTD
- a CDS encoding ArsA family ATPase, with the translated sequence MDVLTNKKVIWVGGKGGVGKTTVSSSLALLAANRGKKVLLVSTDPAHSLSDAFARHIGNHITRMAPNLDALEIDPDDEVEQHLAQVTSQLKRFTRPEMFSEIERQMRLTRQSPGAQEAALLERIAKTIQLAQQEYDLVIFDTAPTGHTLRLLSLPEAMAAWTQGLLRANEKSEKLGAVMEHLTPKSGRDVTNPFDDPTQHATAGMDPRNKAIAETLLTRQRLLQRTREILLDKSQTAMLFVLTPEKLPILETSRAVDALLQEHLPLAGLVVNRILPDDADGEFLAQRRVQEQKHLAEIDQRFKKLSLFKLQLQPTDIEGITGLSAMADRLANSGI
- a CDS encoding cory-CC-star protein, encoding MQLEKIRRLIRDVSQMAEEAYNAPFRAAVARARREQDDLFMLLIFSEMMGVPNPASYYTLELQPIMLEKFHDWHKRMGMPHSPLDQFKCC
- a CDS encoding carbon starvation CstA family protein; the protein is MNAIFLMLMGLGAMALGYFVYSKFICEKIFKVDPNFVTPAHAMSDGVDYVPTNKYVLWGHHFTSVAGAAPIIGPAIAVIWGWVPAFLWVTLGTIFFAGVHDAGAIWASNRNKAKSIGAVTGDVIGGRARSIFMIVIFLVLLMVNAVFAVVIAKQLINFPSATIPVWGAIAVALIVGQLIYRKLINLLVVTIVGVIALYGMIYIGPMMPISLPETIGMLTDNETWIILLFVYAAIASLLPVWMLLQPRDYINGIQLFIGLGLLYGAVIISGPDVVAPAFNTDVPAGTPSIVPLLFVTIACGAISGFHGLVASGTTSKQLDKEPDLRFVGYFGAIGEGSLALAAIIATTAGFATLADWQSVYHAFGQGGVGAFIRGGANILESGLGLDETMAQTLLTVMVVLFAGTTMDTGLRLQRYIFQEWGSIYNMPWMNKGSVATLLAVGSCLLLAFGAGGDGSGGLLIWPLFGTTNQLLGGLTLLVITVMLVKLGRPMIYTLAPLAFLLVMTIAGLVIQLKGFYAKEDWFLFTLDLVVLIAAIVITLECVATLTRTIKERKAANAAE
- a CDS encoding DUF2797 domain-containing protein, with the translated sequence MIGTLNKMAVSLGDDGIAQYQLRVGQQTLALNPLIGKTLTLTHTGNIFCCNCGKRTKKSYAQGHCFVCMQKLASCDMCVMKPETCHFEQGSCREPEWGLSHCFVPHYVYLANTSGLKVGITRHTQLPTRWLDQGATQGMPLFKVNSRYLSGLIEVTLAELIADKTNWQAMLKGDNEALDLASLANTLLPQIQQRINELDSNAKFAIEPLTAQITSIQYPVSEFPTKIKSHNFDKAADVSGTLLGIKGQYLMFDTGVINIRKFTSYEVSVSQ
- a CDS encoding glycine cleavage system protein R yields the protein MSRYLITLQVPDRQGLVEQIANAVNHHGGNWLDSELRHIDGIFAAIVLLDVEEQHWDDLIEALESIEGMTLTSAAAGIVSKPGKRLTLSLVAYDRPGLVREISNKASSLGINIEQFSSKFESASHTGIALFRATIGLKLTDTIQEEQLTEALYAIGDDVVIDKLRSR